A segment of the Rhodothermus sp. genome:
CGTACCGGATAGCGCGGGAGGATTCGTTGCGGAGCTGGGTGCGTTTTGGTCGGATCGACACGGTGCAGGTCGAGCCGTTTTTGTTGGTGTTCTACGAGGGGCGTTTCGAGGTGGTGCTTTCGCCCAATAGTTGGGATCCGGGTTGGAGTCGGTATCCGAACGAGAAGTTACATTTTCGGGGGCGTTTCAGGGTGCCGGTTGTTTTGTGGGAGACGGTGTACCGGTGCTGGCGGGAGGGCAAGGATTGCCTGCGCGTAGAGGTGCGTACGCTGTGACCGATGGCAGAAGTGGGTTAGCGTGGACCTGGTGTCGGACCGTCTGTATGTTGCCACCGCCGCGTCGTTTTCCACAGGAAGGCGCTGCCAAACAGGGTGGGAATATCTCAACCCCGGTTAGCGTGTCTCGCCGGTTTGTCGCACCCCACTTTATACGCTCAACCTGAGCACGAAATAAAACGGAACCCATCCCCGCCTCACTTCGTTGAGAAGCGCCGGAAGGGCAAGTCCCGTACGGCCAGCTCCCTCTGAACCCCGCCAGGGCCGGAAGGCAGCAACGGTAGGAGGTTGTAGCGGCGCGATACGGGGTGCTTGCCCTTCCTTTTTTTTACAGCACACTTCACGAATTCCTGTTGTATTTTATCGACAGTTATCCTTCACCCACCAAGCGATTGTAAACTTCTATGTGGTACAATCTTCTGCTGGCTGGTCAACCTGCTGAAGGGGCACCGAATCCGCTGGTTACCTTCCTGCCGCTGATTTTAATCTTCATCGTATTTTATTTCTTTTTGATTCGTCCTCAGAAGAAAAAGGAGGAGCGGCGGCAGAAAATGATCGCCGCGCTTAAGAAAGGTGATAAGGTGGTAACCATCGGAGGCATTCACGGGACGGTCACGCAGGTGGACGATACCAGCATCCTGCTCCAGGTCGACAGCAACACGAAACTGCGTATCGAAAAGTCGGCCGTAGCCACTGTGCTCTCTAAAGACTGAGCCGTGAACCCAGCACGCTTCGGTCGGTTCAAAGTGCACGCACCGACTATTTTACAAGCACGCTACAATGGCCGACAAACTGATGGCTCCGCATGCCACGCAGACCGCCGGCTGTCCCTGCTGCGACGGGTCGGCCTCGGAAGTTTCGGCGTCGTCGTCTGAAGCGTTTCGTTTTGACACGATTGAAGCGGCCATTGCCGACATTCGCGCCGGCAAACTGGTCATCGTGGTAGACGACGAAGATCGGGAAAATGAAGGGGACTTCATCGGTGCGGCCGAAAAGATCACGCCCGAGCTGGTCAACTTTATGACGAAGTATGGGCGGGGGCTCATCTGTGTAGCCCTTACGCCCGAGCGGACAGTCGAGCTGGACCTCGACCTGATGACGCCTACCAATACGGCTCTGCACGAAACGGCTTTCACCGTATCGGTCGATTATCGGCACGGCACCACAACTGGCATTTCAGCCGCTGATCGAGCCGCCACCATTCGGGCGCTGGCCGATCCCTCAGTCAAGCCTCAGGATTTTGCCCGTCCGGGCCATGTTTTCCCGCTGCGTGCACGTCCGGGCGGTGTATTGCGCCGGGCCGGTCATACGGAAGCTGCCGTCGATCTGGCCCGATTGGCCGGGTTATATCCGGCCGGTGTACTCGTCGAGATTCTCAACGACGACGGTACCATGGCCCGCGTGCCCGAGCTGATGGCAATTGCCCGACGGTTCGGACTGCGCATCATTACGATCAAAGACCTGATCGCCTATCGAATGCGCACCGAGCGTCTGATCAATCGGCTCGTCGAAGTGGATCTACCGACCAGATACGGTCATTTCCGTCTGATTGCCTACGAAGAGCGCTACACGGGAGACGTGCACCTGGCGCTTGTTAAAGGTACCTGGTCAGAAGACGAACCGGTGCTGGTGCGTGTCCATTCGCAGTGCGTTACTGGCGACATCTTCGGGTCGCTTCGCTGTGATTGTGGTGAGCAGCTGGCGGCGGCCATGCGGCGCGTCGAGGAGGAAGGCCGTGGCGTCGTGCTCTATATGAAGCAGGAAGGCCGCGGTATTGGTCTTATCAACAAGCTGCGGGCTTATAAACTGCAGGATGAACAGGGGCTGGATACGGTCGAAGCCAACCTGGCGCTGGGGTTTCAGATGGACCATCGTGACTACGGCATTGGCTGCCAGATTCTGCGAGATCTGGGCATTCGCAAGCTACGTCTGATGACCAACAATCCGCGCAAGCGGGTTGGACTGGCTGGCTATGGCCTGGAGATTGTCGAACGCGTGCCCATCGAAATTCCTCCCAACGAAGTGAACCATCGATACCTGCTCACCAAACGCGACCGCATGGGCCATCTGATTCTGAATCATCTGGACAAGCACGATCAGGAAACGTTTCGTAAGCTGCTTTGACTCAACCGACAGGCTCAGGGCTTACGGGGTGGTTCGCCTTCGGCTCCATCATCTGGACGAAAATGCTGATAGCCGGCAGGTTCTAAAGGGATCAATGCGCCTTCCGGGGTCTGCACCTGGACACCCTGATCAGCCGGTAAAAACTCACCGATTACATTAAACGAAGTCGGGTCCAGCAATTCAAGTTGTTCTGGGGGCAACGCAAAAAGTAACTCATAGTCTTCGCCGCCAAAGAGCGCATAGGTATCAACATCTTCGGAGAAGCGGTCGGCCACCTCACGTGTCTCGAGCGCTACCGGAATAGCCGAGGCATAGACAATCGCACCGCAGTTGCTGTGGCGGCACAGATGATGCACCTCGGAGGCCAGACCGTCCGACACGTCGATCAGCGCGTGCGGCCGGATCCCCCGTGTACGCCAGTCGCGAATCACATCAAGACGCGCCTCGGGAAGTAACTGCCGCTGAATCACGTACCGAAACGGCTCCAGATCGGGTCGGTAGTCTGGCCCTTCTTCCTTGAGCGCTCGCCGCTGTTCCAGCAGAATCTTCAGGCCAGCGTAAGCGGCGCCCAGATCGCCCGACACGCACAGCAAATCGCCAGGCCGCGCCCCTCGTCGAAAAATGATTTCTTCTATGCGGGCAGCTCCCACGACAGTCACCGCAATACACAGCGCATGCGCAGCCGTTGTGTCGCCGCCCACCAGTACCAGTCCATACTTTTCGCAGGCGCGGCGAATGCCCCGGTAAAAAGCTTCCATCATCTCCACAGAAATCCGAGCAGGAATACCCACGGTAACCGTTGCATACCGGGGCTCAGCGTTCATGGCCACCACATCGCTCACGTTGACGGCAATCGCCTTGAAGCCCAGATGCTCCATCGGGGTCATCAGCCGGTCGAAATGCACGCCTTCAAGCAGCGCATCGGTCGTGATCACATGTACCGTTTCCTCATCGGGCAAACGGTAAACAGCCGCATCGTCGCCGATGCCTACTATCAGATCAGGATCCGACAGATCTCCCACAATGGCCTGGAGTCGTTCAATCAGGCCAAATTCTCCCACTTCGTTAATCGGTGTGAAGGTCTCGCTCATTGTCGATTTTCTTTCAGGCAGGCAGACAGAGTTTACCCAACAGGGTAGCCCGACGGGCCCCGGTTACATGGGGCAGGTTTGTAGGTACCCCGTTTAACAGTTCATGAGCCAGGACGGCAAAACAACAAGCTTCTTTGGCGTCAGGATCCAGCCCATAGTCAGCCACGGAGCGCACCGGAATGGGTGAAAAATAGCGTGCAAGCAGCGCCATCAGCGTACGGTTGTGCACTCCACCGCCCGACACAATCAACACGTCAAACGGATGCGATGCGCGCACATAGCGGGCATAGGCCTGATAGACCGAAGCAGCCGTCAACGCTGTCAGCGTAGCTATCTGGTCATAGGGATCGGTTACCCCCATAGCCGTCGCTTTTTCTAAAAAGGCAGCTAAAAATGCAGCGCCAAAGTATTCACGACCCGTAGATTTGGGCGGCGGCTTAAGGAAATAGGGGTCGTAGAGCAACTCCGCCAGCAAGTTTTCATGGATGTGCCCCTGAGCCGCGTAGTTTCCGTCTGGATCGTAGGGCACGCCGAAGTGTTGCTGGGCCAGCGCATCTATGAGCATATTGCCCGGCCCCGTGTCGAAAGCACGGACGTCCTCGCATCGGGCATCGGCTGGCAGCACGGTCAGGTTGGCAATGCCGCCGATGTTGAGCAATCCACGCGTCTCTGTGGGATGCGTGAAATACACGTAGTCGAAATAGGGTACCAGCGGAGCTCCTTGCCCTCCCAGCGCCATATCGGCCTGCCGAAAATCACCTACCACAGGCACGCCCAGCAGGTTGGCCAGCACCGAGGGATCTCCAATCTGCAGCGTAGCCGTCACCCGGGCGCCGGCACAGCTTGTAGGTTCCGGGATGTGCTGGACAGTCTGACCATGGAGGCCAACCAGGTCCAGCATGTCGCGGGAACGTGTGGCCTGTGCCAGCACAGCCTCAACGGCTTCGGCATAAAGCTGAGCCAGCCGGACGTTTAACAGGGCCAGCGCATGCACCGACGACGTCTCAGATTCACTGTTGCGGAGCAGTGCCATGCGCAGCTCCTCTGGAAACGGCCGATGCACGAACGCTTCCAGGGAAAGCTGGAGCCTCCGACCACTCCCCTCCAGATAAACCAGGGCCGCATCGATACCGTCCAGCGAGGTGCCGCTCATTAACCCTACCACATGGCGTCCCGGTCGAAGCCAGAGTCGCTGCCAGCACCGAGGAAGGGGGTGTACCATAGATCAGGCGTTCATCAACTGGCCTGTCCGGCCGCTTTTTCGCGCATTTTGGCTGCCTGTTCGTGATAGTGCGTAGCCTTTTCAGGGTGCTGCAGGGCCAGTTTTTCGTATACGCGGGCGGCCTCTTCGTACTGCTGCTGCGCGGCGTAGATGAGGGCCAGTGTTTCTGAAACCAGATCGTCTACATCGTCTTCAAGCTCCGGTGGTGGGATGTCGTCCAGGTCGGGACGCGGCTCGATCCGGGCCGACGACAACTCAGCAATCAGACGATCCAGGTCCAGATCATCCTCCAGCGTAGCTGTTGGACGGGACGGCTCCTGCCCGGCGCCTACCTGCTGGTTGACGACCTGGGCCAGCTTCCGCAGTGGATCAGGCAAGTCCGGCTCTTCTGCAGCCTGACGGGATTCAACTGGCCGCATGACCTGCCGCAGCGCAACCCGTCCTCCTTGCTGCACCACCGGGCTATCAGGCAACCAGAAAGCTACCCGCTGCCACACCGTCAGTGCTTCATCCCAGCGGCCTGCTTGCTGAAGCGCACGGGCCAGCAGTACCTGCACCGCGCTCCATGCCGGGAACTGCTCCGCCAGCTGGTAAAGCACCGGGAGCACAGCACGGGTTTCGCCCTGTTCAAGTTGTTGGGCGATATCCCGCAAGTCGGGAAGCGACATGGTTTCTGGTTTCGGGATGGCAGACGCTCGTATGGTTCAGAGACCTTTCTTAAGATACAACGATTTTTTGTTGGTTACCAGTTGGCTGTAGCTGCCGTAAAAATGTCATCAGCCAGGTTGCGCAGTACCAGCCGCGCTGTTTCCTCTTCGCCGGCCACTCCCTGCTGCACCGGGTCATACTCCTCAAAGGCCGAAAAACTTCGCTCCAGCAACACCTGATCGTTTACCTGATCTATGTAGCGTACCGTTACCGTAACCGTAACGCGATTGCGCTCGGCCCGTTCAGCGCCACCGATTGCCGTGGGCTCATTTGTATAACGGTCGATCCGCACTTCCAACAGCGCATCGGCCACTTCCGGATCGGGCTCGAGGGTCAGCCGCGTCTGATTGACAAAGCGCTCAATGAGCAGGTCGGTGAGCTGCTGATCCAGGTTGGTAAAGGGGCTGTTACTGCGGTCTTCAACCAGGGGTATCGCAATGGTCTGCAGATGCGATGGAATTGACGCGCCTGTAAAGCTGTAATAGGCACATCCGCTCAATGTCAGCCATCCGATCCACCAGCTCCAGAGCCACTTATAAGGCTTCATCGATCTCCTTCAGTTTCCGGTAAAGGGTACGTTCACTGATTCCCAGTGCCCGCGCAGCCTGTCGACGGTTGCCCCCGTAGCGTTTGAGTGCCTCGACGATCAGCATGCGTTCGGCTTCAGCCAGCGTAGGCAGCCGCTCCCCATTCAACAATCCAGCAATCGCT
Coding sequences within it:
- the yajC gene encoding preprotein translocase subunit YajC, which produces MWYNLLLAGQPAEGAPNPLVTFLPLILIFIVFYFFLIRPQKKKEERRQKMIAALKKGDKVVTIGGIHGTVTQVDDTSILLQVDSNTKLRIEKSAVATVLSKD
- a CDS encoding bifunctional 3,4-dihydroxy-2-butanone-4-phosphate synthase/GTP cyclohydrolase II, with translation MADKLMAPHATQTAGCPCCDGSASEVSASSSEAFRFDTIEAAIADIRAGKLVIVVDDEDRENEGDFIGAAEKITPELVNFMTKYGRGLICVALTPERTVELDLDLMTPTNTALHETAFTVSVDYRHGTTTGISAADRAATIRALADPSVKPQDFARPGHVFPLRARPGGVLRRAGHTEAAVDLARLAGLYPAGVLVEILNDDGTMARVPELMAIARRFGLRIITIKDLIAYRMRTERLINRLVEVDLPTRYGHFRLIAYEERYTGDVHLALVKGTWSEDEPVLVRVHSQCVTGDIFGSLRCDCGEQLAAAMRRVEEEGRGVVLYMKQEGRGIGLINKLRAYKLQDEQGLDTVEANLALGFQMDHRDYGIGCQILRDLGIRKLRLMTNNPRKRVGLAGYGLEIVERVPIEIPPNEVNHRYLLTKRDRMGHLILNHLDKHDQETFRKLL
- the thiL gene encoding thiamine-phosphate kinase; translation: MSETFTPINEVGEFGLIERLQAIVGDLSDPDLIVGIGDDAAVYRLPDEETVHVITTDALLEGVHFDRLMTPMEHLGFKAIAVNVSDVVAMNAEPRYATVTVGIPARISVEMMEAFYRGIRRACEKYGLVLVGGDTTAAHALCIAVTVVGAARIEEIIFRRGARPGDLLCVSGDLGAAYAGLKILLEQRRALKEEGPDYRPDLEPFRYVIQRQLLPEARLDVIRDWRTRGIRPHALIDVSDGLASEVHHLCRHSNCGAIVYASAIPVALETREVADRFSEDVDTYALFGGEDYELLFALPPEQLELLDPTSFNVIGEFLPADQGVQVQTPEGALIPLEPAGYQHFRPDDGAEGEPPRKP
- a CDS encoding anhydro-N-acetylmuramic acid kinase, which encodes MVHPLPRCWQRLWLRPGRHVVGLMSGTSLDGIDAALVYLEGSGRRLQLSLEAFVHRPFPEELRMALLRNSESETSSVHALALLNVRLAQLYAEAVEAVLAQATRSRDMLDLVGLHGQTVQHIPEPTSCAGARVTATLQIGDPSVLANLLGVPVVGDFRQADMALGGQGAPLVPYFDYVYFTHPTETRGLLNIGGIANLTVLPADARCEDVRAFDTGPGNMLIDALAQQHFGVPYDPDGNYAAQGHIHENLLAELLYDPYFLKPPPKSTGREYFGAAFLAAFLEKATAMGVTDPYDQIATLTALTAASVYQAYARYVRASHPFDVLIVSGGGVHNRTLMALLARYFSPIPVRSVADYGLDPDAKEACCFAVLAHELLNGVPTNLPHVTGARRATLLGKLCLPA
- a CDS encoding tetratricopeptide repeat protein encodes the protein MSLPDLRDIAQQLEQGETRAVLPVLYQLAEQFPAWSAVQVLLARALQQAGRWDEALTVWQRVAFWLPDSPVVQQGGRVALRQVMRPVESRQAAEEPDLPDPLRKLAQVVNQQVGAGQEPSRPTATLEDDLDLDRLIAELSSARIEPRPDLDDIPPPELEDDVDDLVSETLALIYAAQQQYEEAARVYEKLALQHPEKATHYHEQAAKMREKAAGQAS
- a CDS encoding LptE family protein — protein: MKPYKWLWSWWIGWLTLSGCAYYSFTGASIPSHLQTIAIPLVEDRSNSPFTNLDQQLTDLLIERFVNQTRLTLEPDPEVADALLEVRIDRYTNEPTAIGGAERAERNRVTVTVTVRYIDQVNDQVLLERSFSAFEEYDPVQQGVAGEEETARLVLRNLADDIFTAATANW